The genomic stretch ATTATTTTGgacttatgacctaccgttagaaccgtaagaggataagatATAACATCCAATTggtttcacctcattatcatATATAGAGTTCAAGTTATGGccatttgaagttgacccttattGTAGTCgcgtactaaacttgttgttataaattgggttttatgtttcttgttgggtatgcatcttaaccttggttctaatgcttgtgtatggtgtgttgacCCCCTTTTATCATTGGAACCCCTTTATTATGTCTCTTTCACCTGTTAAACATCGGTTTTGGTTGTTAAGCTTAAATGTGGTTCAGTTTGGGTTTGTTTTCATTTTACCTAGTGTTTCGCAttacttaattcatttgttatcgtttgtttataCTATGTTTAATTAACATCTAAATatggagtataatgtttattcatgttataaaagtatgaaatgatgttatatacttcatatttgagttctcatttgtttgtttacgttttgcctcgtaTTTTGTAtcacttaattcatttgttatcactTGTTCTATTTTAAGCTAAAGTAACttgtaaatatgaaataaaatgtttaGCCATGTTATACAGGTATGAAATGACTTAGTATATTTCATTTATGGGTTATTACTTGCTCTTTTTCATGttttcatcatatttcaagtatGAGTGATTTATTCTAAGTAACTACTGGTGATGAGCCGTATTCTTGTGAAAATGGCATAATGCTATGCCTTCTTTCTTGACTTATATTTACAccttacttgtgccgttctgccaagtattggtTAACTCATGCTCTTTCCGCCTCTTTTGCGTCGTTCTGCCGAATTCGGGGTACTCGACgtccgttctgtcgatcgagtcttggatgagAAATGTTTATCGCATGTCGATTCAGGTAAAGTACcttccgagagtctggccagatttaaaCTAGGACCGTAtatattatcgtcgtcctaccaggaggaatTGAGTCttagagtagtaaatgtcttgcttggttatggacttatggtcattggcatatgtctttctacacgagagttgacgtcttatgtggttgaatgtaagagtcttggtcctatcggatactagaggtgagatgcaagccttctagttgcgatatgatcgccgggattgatgctcccatccgttaTCATGGTGAGATACAAGCCATGAGTGCGCATGTGACATTAATAGCCatgtcccgtgcaatgtttgttagaaGATTTCCAAAATAATGGCTATGCTTTTCATATATATGTATTGCAATGATTGACCACTCGTTTATCTATCTCACTTGACTAAAGTACTAGTTTTGTGTAATTTGGATAGTCGCATATGTCACATTTCATTGGAATTCGTGCTTGTGATTAACTAACCTTATCAATGTTCTTTCCTTTACTTCATTTATTTAAATATGCCTATGACATGCTCATTTGCTATTATATCTTGCTTTCTCTTATTATTCTAACATGAATGATCCCATGCTTATTTGTTCAAGTGAATTGTATTCCGTATTTATTATGCCTTACCTTATTTGAGTTATTTGTTAAGTTCATTGTgatataatgtggctgggagaaccttgagttactccctaatgactgtggcgttcatgtttacatgaatgtcATGTATTATTTGGTGTATTTATGGGGtaaagacatgtgtgagctagcgagtaccttgaccgTTGGTTTTTTGTCTATCGttatgcttagactcaccttttagacttgttattcgtgggatatTTTTTCACCTTTTTTTTGCTAGACTTGGTTTGTAATAACTTAAGTTTGCTTATCGTGGCACTCTTTTCATTATGTTTAGTGAACCCACGTGTTAAACGTTAAAAAGTGTTAAAAATCCTtgatttccgctgcaatttactagttatattttccgctttaacgCGGGGTGTCACAATGCCTCAGGGAGGATAAACATTTGAGCCCAATAATTATGGAAAGTCTTTAGAACAGATATAACCAAAACTAATCTCCCAGCATAGGAGAGTTTCCTGGATCCAAGAGTTCTAATACTGTTGACAATCTTATCTATCAGAGGTTTGCAATCCTTGGCAGAAAGTCTGGTTGTCTTAATAGGTAACCCCAAATATCTGAAGGGAAGTTTGCCTTCAACCAGACCAGAAATTTGAATTATCTCCTGTTTCAAAACTGAATTGACCCCATTAAAACATACATTAGTCTTGCCCTTGCTCATTTTGAGCCCTGAGGAGATAGAGAAGGTCGCAAAAGTTCTAAGTATCAGGATCATTGATGGGGCATCTCCTTTACTAAACAATTGTAGGTCATCTGCAAATACTACGTGAGTTAATTTCATAGGCTTACAAAGAGGATGGTAGTTAAAAAGCCTAGTCTCGGTAGTATAGTTGATGAGTTTAGTAAGGCAATTAGTcttactatagacggatatatccgtttaaagtgaaagacgggtcaaatatgcttaaagtggtgatatttttgggGCCCACCATGCAATTTGTTGCTTATCTTATGtttaaagtgggtggatatttggcccgtctataactatagacgggtGTCTcctgtctataatgagaatttgtgttagtaAGGTACTCCATGCATATAGTGAAGAGAAGAGGGGATAAAGAGTCCCCTTGCCTTAATCCTCTCTGACCCTTGAAGAAACCAAACATATTGCCACTGAGATTAATGGAATATGTAGCAGTTGTAACACATTGCAAGATCCATCCCGTGAAAATAGGAGGGAATTTAAGGGCATTAAGCATTTGATCTAGGAAATCCTACTCAATTGTGTCATATGCCTTTTGAAGATCCATCTTTAATTTATCATAAACCTGGGAGAGATGACCTCTTTGACGTTATCATATCCGTATTAACTACTAACATATTTCGTATATCATAATCTTAAAATCAATACGTGCATTTTTTTTGCACGGGACTAAAACTAGTAACTAAGTATAGTGTACGGAGTAGTTACTATACTAAATGCtgagggaatttttttttttgtcagataAGTAAAATTGCTTAAACTATAGTGTTAGTTATAGCATGGGCAATTCTATTAAGGCTCCGGGGACAGTGACTAAGAAAAAAATTTGGTCTTGAAGAAAATTACGCAAAAGTTAGGCAAATCCCAACCATCATTCTCCCCTTTTTTTATGAAGgttaaaggaaatacaataattcCAAATTTCTTAACTATAATTgtataaaaata from Silene latifolia isolate original U9 population chromosome 5, ASM4854445v1, whole genome shotgun sequence encodes the following:
- the LOC141655438 gene encoding uncharacterized protein LOC141655438, which translates into the protein MKLTHVVFADDLQLFSKGDAPSMILILRTFATFSISSGLKMSKGKTNVCFNGVNSVLKQEIIQISGLVEGKLPFRYLGLPIKTTRLSAKDCKPLIDKIVNSIRTLGSRKLSYAGRLVLVISVLKTFHNYWAQMFILPEAL